The Arctopsyche grandis isolate Sample6627 chromosome 10, ASM5162203v2, whole genome shotgun sequence genome window below encodes:
- the LOC143918094 gene encoding organic cation transporter protein isoform X2, with protein MSKQPASDGEKRPSSSEGKQPEERDPIAECIGNYGLWQLKTTFLLSLCSFPCTFHIFAPTFLAAPQEFWCARPNSLNMVSIDKWRNFSQSEDACQILDLNWSTVDKDTIENGYAPSDAKLIPCTHWEYDKSIFTTTIISEWNLVCDRASLNTLAETLFLAGIGAGGVVSGMISDRFGRKKTMVAALFLQTLLGLSITLCPWYELYLVQRVILGFFSVAVVFSAFVLVVELVGGKWRTTAGVCNFFPLPVSYILVSGLSLAFPEWRHLQLAVSLPGFLLITLWWVVPESPQWLLTMGRIAEVKEIMKEAAAFNKRKLPPSMDKILQPDGKSTTNEKAAGVMDLFRGPTRKITICVFIAWFATTIAYYGLVLNISSFGGDLHTTSALSGLVEIPAIAISIPVLLKMGRRYPICLSMVVAGIGCAMVMVVDLVNGKQWIKIAVVMLSKFAISATNGVLPMFTAELYPTLMRNLGVGASQVSAGIGLILIPYLWKLATVQPMLVTGIIAVLGGLCVLLLPETANKSLTSVKYDEERRTGAPAENTVINGPYTITEAKAS; from the exons atgTCGAAGCAGCCGGCCAGCGATGGCGAAAAGCGGCCTTCGAGCTCGGAAGGCAAACAACCAGAGGAGAGAGATCCCATTGCCGAGTGCATTGGCAACTATGGACTGTGGCAACTTAAAACTACGTTCTTGCTGTCGCTGTGCTCCTTTCCGTGCACCTTTCACATCTTCGCACCTACGTTCTTA GCAGCTCCGCAAGAATTTTGGTGCGCACGACCCAACTCCCTGAACATGGTGAGCATCGATAAATGGCGAAACTTCAGCCAATCGGAAGATGCATGTCAGATACTGGACTTGAACTGGTCAACCGTGGACAAGGACACGATAGAGAACGGCTATGCACCTTCCGACGCCAAACTGATACCTTGCACCCACTGGGAGTACGACAAGAGCATCTTCACCACCACCATAATATCGGAGTGGAACCTGGTATGCGATCGCGCAAGCCTCAACACCCTGGCCGAGACGCTGTTCTTGGCCGGAATCGGAGCTGGAGGGGTCGTCAGTGGGATGATATCCGACCGATTCGGACGGAAGAAGACCATGGTGGCCGCTCTGTTCCTGCAGACTCTTCTGGGGCTGTCGATTACGCTGTGTCCTTGGTACGAGCTGTACCTGGTGCAGAGAGTCATCCTGGGATTCTTCAGTGTGGCCGTGGTGTTTTCAGCGTTCGTACTCGTCGTCGAGCTGGTCGGCGGAAAATGGCGCACCACTGCTGGAGTCTGCAACTTCTTCCCTCTGCCGGTCTCTTACATTTTGGTATCCGGCTTGTCTTTGGCTTTTCCGGAATGGAGGCATCTTCAGCTCGCCGTATCCCTACCTGGATTTCTTCTCATTACATTAtg GTGGGTCGTGCCCGAGTCTCCTCAATGGTTGCTTACCATGGGTCGCATCGCCGAAGTGAAAGAGATCATGAAGGAGGCGGCTGCTTTCAATAAACGCAAACTACCACCGTCTATGGACAAGATCCTCCAACCAGACGGCAAATCGACCACCAATGAGAAGGCCGCCGGAGTGATGGACCTGTTCCGGGGCCCCACCAGAAAGATAACCATATGCGTTTTCATCGCGTGGTTCGCCACCACGATAGCCTACTACGGCCTGGTCCTCAACATCAGCAGCTTCGGCGGCGACCTGCACACAACCTCGGCACTGTCCGGTCTCGTCGAGATACCCGCCATAGCGATCAGCATCCCCGTCTTGCTCAAGATGGGCCGTCGGTATCCCATATGCTTGTCGATGGTCGTCGCCGGCATCGGGTGCGCCATGGTGATGGTGGTGGATTTGGTCAACGGCAAGCAGTGGATCAAGATCGCCGTGGTGATGCTGAGCAAGTTCGCCATAAGCGCCACCAACGGCGTGCTGCCCATGTTCACCGCCGAACTGTACCCGACACTCATGAGGAATCTGGGCGTGGGAGCGAGTCAGGTCTCGGCCGGCATTGGACTTATTTTGATACCGTATCTGTGGAAATTG GCCACCGTTCAACCGATGCTCGTGACGGGAATCATAGCGGTCCTCGGAGGGCTTTGCGTCTTACTGTTGCCTGAAACTGCAAACAAATCACTGACCAGTGTGAAATATGACGAAGAAAG gcGTACTGGAGCACCGGCAGAGAATACGGTCATCAACGGCCCTTATACAATAACGGAAGCGAAAGCCAGTTAG